A stretch of DNA from Pseudonocardia hierapolitana:
CCGAGGCTGCGGATGCCGGCCATCGCGAGATCGTCCGGGCCCTTCACGTCGGTCCCGGCGCGCCAGCCGTTGTAGAAGACGCGCTCGGCGGTCCCGTCGCCGTCGGCGTCGAAGTGGGAGCCCGCATGGCCGAAGGCGTCCCATTGCGTGGAGTACTGGGTGTGCAGCACGACGAGGTCGTCGCACATGACGTCGGTGGCACCGGGGAAGGCGACGGTCATGTCGCAGTTGAAGCCGACCACGCCGGACCGCAGCGTGGGCCGCAGGACGGGTGGGAGCCGGTTCGGGTTGAGCACCGCGCCACCGGGGAGGTCCAGCGGCAGCGACAGGCAGAAGGTGATGCCGTCGCGCACCTCGGCGACGCCCTTTCGGACCTGATCGGGCCCGACCAGGTTGAGCCGTCCGAGACGGTCGTCCGGGCCGAAGTCGCCCCAGGTCGAACCCTCGGGCCGGTTGCGCCAGCGCGCCATCACGCCACCTCCGTCGTCCATGGTCTGACCCACACAGAAGATCACGGACGGTGCTGAGGTGGGTAGCAGGTCATCCGCGACGGCGGGGCGTGATCCGGGCGTTGGGCAGGGCGGGGGCGGGCAGCCGCTGTAGCACTCCGGTGTAGCCCTCGACGCCGCCGAACTGGTCGGACTCGTGTTCCCACGCCTCGCGGAACGCCACGATCTCGTCGTGGCTGCGGGCCACGAAGTTCCACCACATCACGACGTCCTCGTCGAACGGGGCGCCTCCGAGGAGCAGCACTCGGGCCCGTTCCCCGGTGGGGTTGGCCAGCTCCAGGCTCTGCGGGCCGGGCGCGAGGTGGCCGAGCTCGGCGCGGGCCAGCTCGGTGCCGGCGAGCAGGACCGTTCCGGTGTCGACGAGGACGCCGTGTTCGTGGGTGGGTTCGACGTCGAGCGTGACGCGGGCGCGCGGATCGAGCACGATCTCGGCGCCGAGCAGCGGGGTGAAGGTCGGCACGGGGGAGGTCTCGCCGGCGAGGCTGCCGAGGAAGACACGTGCTGTCGCGCCGCCCAGGTCGATCGGGCCAGGCGCGTGGTGGTGGAAGGCGCGTGCGGTGTGGCGGTGCGCGTCGGGCAGAGCGACCCACAGCTGCACCCCTTGCAGGATCGTGGCGCCCTCGGTGGCGACCTCGGAGTGGCAGATGCCGCGCCCGCCCGTCATCAGGTTCAGCTCGCCGGGCCGCACGATCGCGTGCGTGCCGAGGCTGTCGCGGTGCTCGACCTCGCCGGCGAACAACCACGTCACCGTCTGCAAGCCGGTGTGCGGGTGTGGCGGCACGTCCATGCTCGCGCCGGCGGCGACGTCGTCGGGGCCGTAGTGGTCGGCGAAGCACCACGCGCCGATCAGGGACCGCTTCCGCTGCGGGAGGGTGCGCCGGACCGTCATCGCCCGCGGGCCACCGAGCGGCACGTCACGGGCGGCCAGGACCTCGACGCCGCCGGTGCCCGGCTCGCCGCCGGGGCAGGTGAGTTCGACGGGAAACGCTTCGGTGTTGCTCATGCGAAGTCCTCCGGTGAGGTGCAGGCGCCGAACGATACGGCCGGAGCGGGGCGAGCGAGAAGTTCGACTCTTTGGTCGATCTGTCGTCCACGTGGTTGAATCGACGCATGGAGATCGGGCTCGTGGTCATGGACGAGAACCCGGCCGACGCGCTGCGGGTCGTCCGGGCGGCCGATCGC
This window harbors:
- a CDS encoding pirin family protein; amino-acid sequence: MSNTEAFPVELTCPGGEPGTGGVEVLAARDVPLGGPRAMTVRRTLPQRKRSLIGAWCFADHYGPDDVAAGASMDVPPHPHTGLQTVTWLFAGEVEHRDSLGTHAIVRPGELNLMTGGRGICHSEVATEGATILQGVQLWVALPDAHRHTARAFHHHAPGPIDLGGATARVFLGSLAGETSPVPTFTPLLGAEIVLDPRARVTLDVEPTHEHGVLVDTGTVLLAGTELARAELGHLAPGPQSLELANPTGERARVLLLGGAPFDEDVVMWWNFVARSHDEIVAFREAWEHESDQFGGVEGYTGVLQRLPAPALPNARITPRRRG